The following coding sequences are from one Mytilus trossulus isolate FHL-02 chromosome 8, PNRI_Mtr1.1.1.hap1, whole genome shotgun sequence window:
- the LOC134727627 gene encoding uncharacterized protein LOC134727627: protein MARSMEENSSGFYVICKYITKYTLRWLKSSTTIQILVKDAYHGYTVDHIVCSAGITELKANYALWKNRIIQFLLLVAGIEQNPGPDQSDKKNLKIVHNNVCSLLPKLDLINNELHEYDIICISESHLDKSITDDQIKLNGFHKPIRLDRNRHGGGVTIYVKNSLHFIIQNDISVSNLELLWVEVRNYSNEKFLVGVFYRPPNSNSNIWELFNESVDKALDCNLPIFLCGDFNCDMMSNTSNSFKKLLNRLNLENVVWEPTNFTTQTGTCIDLCVTNRKNLIKSVTVLTPICSSHSPVSVEISFKTFKQHSFKRQIRDFKRADYEGLKNQLNDTDWDDVVFNSNNINDVYMNFVRTFESTVNRYIPTKTITVRPNDKPFMNNLIRNKIRHRNRIHHKAKTSNNPDHWKKFREIRNEIISLVRKAKEDYKCKLTSQLIDKNIPPGKWWRIAKSVSNFTKNRDSPPFLEHDGQIFIHPLDKSEILNNHFANIANIDTEPEIPDNKEPPPCHLNKFVITEKEILDQLKILNVNKPAGPDGISPRILKEVASFISKPLTKLFNMSLSVKQVPLLWKTAHVNPIFKGKGSPHSALNYRPISVTSIVCKIMEKVLFKHLYNYMRSNNLLSKFQSGF from the exons atggcTAGATCTATGGAAGAAAATAGTAGTGGTTTTTatgttatatgtaaatatattacGAAATATACATTACGATGGCTGAAATCTTCAACAACAATTCAGATACTGGTGAAAGACGCATACC atGGTTATACAGTTGATCATATCGTTTGTTCTGCTGGTATCACAGAACTGAAAGCAAATTACGCCCTGTGGAAGAA TAGAATTATACAGTTTTTGCTACTGGTTGCTGGAATTGAGCAAAATCCAGGTCCAGATCAGAGTGacaaaaagaatttgaaaatagtACACAATAATGTGTGTAGTTTACTTCCTAAGTTAGATCTCATTAACAATGAACTACATGAGTATGACATTATTTGTATATCAGAATCTCATCTTGACAAGTCAATTACTGATgaccaaattaaattaaatgggTTTCATAAGCCTATTAGGTTAGATAGAAATAGACATGGTGGAGGTGTGACCATTTATGTGAAAAATAGTCTACATTTTATTATACAGAATGACATATCTGTAAGCAATCTTGAGTTGCTTTGGGTTGAAGTGAGGAATTATAGTAATGAAAAATTTTTAGTTGGTGTTTTTTACCGGCCTCCAAACTCAAATTCTAATATATGGGAATTATTTAATGAGTCAGTTGATAAAGCACTTGATTGTAATTTGCCAATTTTCCTTTGTGGTGATTTCAATTGCGATATGATGTCAAACACAAGtaactcttttaaaaagttacttaACCGTTTAAActtagaaaatgttgtttggGAGCCTACCAACTTTACAACCCAAACTGGAACTTGTATTGATTTATGTGTGACTAATCGCAAGAACTTAATTAAATCAGTAACTGTTCTTACACCGATATGCAGTTCTCATTCTCCTGTTTCAGTcgaaatttcatttaaaacttttaaacaacacTCGTTTAAAAGACAAATTCGTGATTTTAAGCGTGCAGATTATGAAGGTCTTAAAAACCAGTTGAATGATACTGACTGGGATgatgttgtttttaattcaaataatataaatgatgtttATATGAACTTTGTCAGAACATTCGAAAGTActgtaaatagatatataccTACTAAAACTATTACAGTAAGACCAAATGATAAACCTTTTATGAACAACTTAATAAGAAACAAGATAAGACATCGTAATAGAATTCACCACAAAGCGAAAACTTCAAATAATCCAGAtcactggaaaaaatttagagAAATTCGTAATGAAATTATCAGCTTAGTTAGAAAGGCAAAAGAAGATTATAAGTGCAAACTGACATCTCAacttattgacaaaaatattcctCCTGGTAAATGGTGGCGCATTGCCAAGTCTGTatcaaattttactaaaaatagaGATTCTCCCCCTTTTTTAGAACATGATGGCCAAATTTTTATTCATCCATTGGACAAATCAGAGATCCTGAACAATCATTTTGCTAATATAGCTAATATTGATACAGAACCAGAAATTCCTGATAATAAAGAGCCTCCTCcatgtcatttaaataaatttgtcatcaCTGAGAAAGAAATTTTAGATCAATTAAAAATCTTGAATGTTAACAAACCTGCTGGACCTGACGGTATCAGTCCTAGAATTTTAAAAGAGGTTGCTAGCTTTATTTCTAAACCATTAACTAAGTTATTTAATATGTCTCTATCAGTTAAACAGGTTCCACTGTTATGGAAAACTGCACATGTTAATcctatttttaaaggaaaaggTAGTCCACATTCAGCTCTAAACTATCGTCCAATATCTGTTACTAGTATTGTTTGTAAGATTATGGAAAAAGTtctatttaaacatttgtataattaCATGAGAAGTAATAACCTTTTGTCAAAGTTTCAATCTGGTTTCTAG